The Arthrobacter sp. OAP107 DNA segment GACGCTTCTCGTTCTGGTCCAGCGTGCTCACGCGCACGTACCCGATCCGCTGTCCAGCCATCTGAGCCTCCAACCATCGATCTGTCAGCTTGAGTTCTAGGGCCTTCCCGCAAGAACGTCAAGGGACAGGGGTGAGAACGTCAGGTTAGGGTGTACTTCACTCGGCCTGTTGCAGGGCAGCGGGTTGGGAAGTTGTACAGGCGAGGCGCGTCAGGCGGACCTGGGTTTCGGGTCTGGGTCCCCGGCTCTTGGGCGCCCGGCCGGGGGCGGGTTTTTGTCCGGTGCTGGTGATCCACATCAACCGCATCCGTCACCCAGATTGTGTTCACTTATCTTCTGCCAGTTGATCGAGACAGGCTTCAGTAATGGTTGTGATTGCCTCGGTCCTGTTCCGGCTTGTGTGTGAGGTGTTAGTCGGCGTCGTAGGTGTTGGCGATGTAGACGTCGCAGGGCGCGTTGTGTGCCACACTATTGGCGACGCTGCCCAGGACACGTCCGATGCCGTGCATTCTGCGGTTTCCGACAACAATGATTCGTGCGTTGACCCTGGTGGCTTCCTCGATGAGGGCCTCGGCGGGTTTGCCCGGCACAGCGGCGGAGTTGACGTTGATGCCTTGGGCGAGTTTCTCGGCTGATTTTTTTGCCAGATGCTCGGCTGCGTCCGCTGCTGAGACGACCACTTGGTCTCTGCCTGTGCCGAAAACTTCGTCGCGGTCGTCGCTGAATGCTGTCACGACGTGGAGTGATGCGTTGAGGGCAGCTGCCAGGTTTTTGGCTGATTCTGCGGCTTTTTGGGCGGTTCCGCTGCCGTCGACCCCTATGACAATGATGTCGCTCATGTGTACCTCCTGTGCTTGGTTACCCGATTGGCCCAGTCCCGGGCTCGGGATGGTTACTGCATGTTGGTGTGGCGGTGCCTCATGCGTTCGTAGGACTCGGGGTCATCGTTGGCAACCTGCAGGACCACGGCATCGAAGGCCAGCAGTGATGCCACCTCTCGCTTCCTCAGCTCCGATGCCGCGGTTCTCACTCCGCGGGAAGTAGTCCGAGGAATGATCCTCGACAGCCGAGGAACTGTGCTGCGGGCGCCCATGCCTCACCGCTGCCGATGGCTTAACGTCACCTATCGATCTAGCGAAGCGCCGAAAGCTGAGTGTCAGGTTGGGATCTACCACATTTCCACACTTTCAAGGGCCTGTTTAGCGGATGCGGTAGAACCTGCACGCGGTCTCAGCGAAGAGGCTTTCGCGTTCGGTTTGGGAGAAGCCGGAGGTGATTTTATCGAAGGCCTGGAAGACGTCGGCATAGCTTGAGTAGAGTCCGTCAACGGGAAAGTTGCTGCCGAACATGCAGCGCTGCGGTCCGAAGATGTCGATGGTCCTCAGCACGATGTCCCGGATGCTGTCCACCGTCCAGGTGTGATCGTTGGTGCCGAGGGCGGATATTTTTACGGTGGTGTTGGGCTGGGCTGCGACGAGTTCCATTCCCTTTGCCCATTCGGTCAATGCTTCGCTGTCGCGTTCGATGGGCATACCTGCGTGGTCAAGCACAATGGGGGTGGAGTCGTGGTTTGCTGCGAGGCGTGCCGCTTTGGCGAGTTGCGAGGGGAACACTTGGAGGTCGAAGGACAGCCCCAGCTCGCCGAGGCTTTTGAATCCTGCCAGCCAGTTCGGGTCGTCCATGAGGTCACCGCGGTCACGGTGGCTATAGTAGGGGTTGGGGTGCCAGTTGAGGATGTCCCGGACACCTCGTACCGAGGCACGGGACTGATGCAGCGCCAGCTCTTCGTGGGCATGGGGGGAGGCGAGGTCGACTTTGACGACTTGGACACTGGGGAACTGCTCTTCATTGATGACCTGGTCGACCCATTCGGCCTCCCAGACGGGGTTGGCGGCGCCATTTTCTATGTGGACCGAACCGATGAGCTGTGCAGGGATGGCTGCCAGGCCGGCGGCGTCTTCCTGGTAGTCGGCGACGAGGTAATCGCGTCGAAGCGGCAGGTCATCGCCGTGGTACCGGGCGACGGGTTGTCCTTCCAGCCAGGGGTAACTCGCGCTGCTGAGAAGGCAAAGGTGGTGGTGGGCGTCGATGACGTCGAGGGTCACCTTGTGGTCCTTCCGGTTCGGGACGTGTTGGCCAGGGTCAGTTCGACCGCGGAATGGTCCAGGTGACCGAGACCCTCATCGATCATTTTTTCGAAGACATCCTTGAGCGCGAGGGACAGGGGAAGTTCCATGCCTTGGGATGCGGCGGTATCTGAGGCGAACCGGAGGTCTTTGAGCTGGTTCGCGGCGCTGCCGCCTCCTGTGAAGTCTGCGTTCAGCCAGCGGTCTTTCTTTTGCCGGAGCACTTCGGACGCTGCCAGTCCTCCGCCGAGTATCCGCAGGAGTTGGGCGCGGTCCAGGCCGCAGGCATCGGCAAGGACCAGCGATTCTGCGATGGCTGTGACAGTCCCGGCTACGACGACCTGGTTGCAGGCCTTGGCGATCTCCCCGGCACCGGGAGGGCCGAAGTGCACGATGGTTGAACCCACTTTCTCCAGCACCGGCATGGCTTTGGCAACGGCCCAGTCCTGGCCGCCGACCATAATGCTCAGGTTGCCGGATTCAGCTCCGGCCACCCCACCGCTGAGCGGAGCATCAACGACACCGATGCCGTCCCTGGCGAGCTCGTCTGCCAGTTCCGCCACCCCCGTGGGAGAGACGGTGCCGTGGACGACGAGGACAGGTTCGTGGATTTCCCGCCGGCGCCAGCCGGCGAGGAGACCGTGCGGACCTTCGAGGACATCCCGGACGTCCGAAAGGTCGGTCAGGACCGTCAGCGTCACCCCAGCCGCTGCCTCGTCCGGAGTTTCGGCGAGGTTGCCGCCGCGGTTAACGAGCTGGGCCGCCTTGGAAGCGGTCCGGTTCCAAACCGTCAGCTTACCGAAGGCGTCCAGGAGGCGGCCGGCGATGGGGTTGCCCATGTTTCCCAGGCCGAGGAGCGAAACTTTCGGGGCCGTAGTCATCGGTTGAGGTCTTTCAGATCGACGAGGTGGTCTTCAGAAATCGACTCGAGTGTGTGCTGGGCTTGGAAGCCCAGCCATTCCGACGCCCGGCGGAGCGAGACCGGAACATCCCTGCCCGGGATGCTTTCCCGGGGGACAGCCGGGGCATACCTGTTCAGGGCGTCCTCAGTGTCCTGGCGCAGGTAGGTCTGCGCAGCGGCGACAAGGATTCCCGGGGCAGGGGGAGTGGACCGCAGCAAGGCTGCGTGGACGGCGGCGGCGGCGTCGCGGGTGTCGAGGTACGTCCACCCTTCGCAGGCCTGACGCCGCGGGTCCTCGGTCATGGCCCGCCGGATGTGCTGCGCGAAGACCGTCCCGTCCTTTTCGTAGATGTCCCGCACCAGGGGAAACCGGATTCCGGTGAGTTCGGTCCCGTGCCTGCGGGCCATTGCCTCGGCGGCGTGCTCGTTGGCCTGCTTCGAGAGGGAGTAGGCGTCGGCGATGACCGCCGGTTCGTCCTCATCCCAGGGGTAACGGGAGGGTAGGACAGGTGCCGGGTTCAGGGGCAGGCCGACGGCGTTGATGCTGGACGCGTACACGACCTTCCCGATACCGGCCTGTCCTGCTGCCTCCATGACGAGGAACGTGCCCAGGGCATTCACGGCATAAATGTCCTGCGGAGTTCCCTGGTCAAGGCCGGCGAGCCCTGCGAGATGAACCACGGCGTCCTGCCTGGCTACGGCCTTGCGGACGGTATCCGGGTCGGCGACGGACCCGGTGATGCGCCGGGCAGCTTTTTGGGCCTGTGGTCCCGGGACGCTAAGGATGGTCACCTCGTGTCCCTGTCCGGTCAGGTGTTCGACCACGGCGCGGCCGATCAGTCCGTCCCCGCCGGTGACGAGCACCCGTTGGATGCCTGCCAGGGTGCCGGCGGGTCCGGGTGTCATAGGGCGGCCCCGCTCTGCGCGGCCTGCCCTGCTGCAGCATCCGTACCGGGAGCGGCGGGCTTGTCCTGGCGGTCGGTGTTGCGGCGCTTCAGCATGGGCCAGCCCTTGCTGATCTGGTCGACGGAGACCGCGACGACAACGACCACGCCGGTGACGATCTGTTCGTAGAAGCTGGGGACGTTCAGCAGTACCAGGCCGTTGGTGAGCGCGCCGAGGATCAGTGCACCGACCAGGGTCCCGCCGATGCGGCCTTCTCCGCCCATGAGGTTCGCGCCGCCGATGACGGCCGCGGCTATGGCGGTGAGGAGGTAGGGGCTGCCTGCTTCGGACTGGGCGGCGGAGATCCTGGCGACGACGACCATGCCGGCCAGCGCGGCAAGCAGACCCGAGATGCCGTAGACGAGGAGTTTGACGCGGTTCACCCGGATGCCCGACAGCCAGGCGGTTTCCTCGCTGCCGCCGGTGGCGATGACGTTCTGGCCGAACACAGTGCGGCGGAGCAGGAGCCAGGCGAGGATGGCGACCACGATAACGATGACGACGATGATCGGAACGCCGCCGATGTAGCTGTTGAGCAGGAACACGAACGAGGAGGGGACGTTGTAGACCGGGGTCCCGTTCGTGGTCACGTAGGCCAGGCCCTGATAGACACTCATCGTGCCCAGGGTCGCGATGAACGGTGGCAGTTTCAACAAGGTGATCAGGACGCCGTTGAGTGCGCCGGCGGCGAAGCCCAGGACGAGGCCGGCGAGCAGGCCTGGCACCGGGGCGACTCCGGCGTTGACCATGAGGTTGGCGGAGACGATGCCGACGAAGCTGGCGATCGAGCCGACGGAGAGGTCGATGCCGCCGGTGACGATGACGAAGGTCAGGCCGATGCCGATGAGGGCGTTGACGCAGGCGGAGACGGCCACGTCCCGGAGGTTGTTGATGGTGAGGAAGTTCGGGTTGAGGATGCCGAAGCCGATGAAGATCACCACGGCTGCGGCGACGATGCCTAAGGCCTGAAGGTTGAGCGGGCGCCGGTTTTCGGCCGGGCGTACCGCGGTCTGGTTGGTCATGATGTTTCCTTCGCGATGCCCATGGCGCTGGCCACGAGGCTGTGTTCGTTGATGTCCTCACCGACGTGTTCGGAGGTGATGCGTCCTGCGCGCATCACCAGAACCCTGTCGCTGAGGGAGATGATTTCCGGGAGGTCGGAGGAGACGACGATGACGGCGTTCCCGGCCGCGGCGAGTTCGTCGATGAGGCCGTAAATTTCGGCGCGGCCGCCGACATCGACTCCCTTGGTGGGCTCATCGAACAGGAATACCCGTGAGCCGCGCCGCAGCCATTTGGCGATGACGATTTTCTGCTGGTTTCCGCCGGAATACTGCCGCGCGAGAAGCCGCACGTTGGCTGGTTTCAGGGCCAGGGAGTCGCCGATCTCGCGGGCTACGGCAGCCTGCTTCCGTGGGTTGATGAAAGGGCCGGGGCCGGTGAGTTCTTTGGCGCCGGCCAGTGCGATGTTCGCGTAGGCCGGCATCTGCAGGGCCAGGCCCTGTTGCTTCCGGTCTTCGGGGATGAACGCGATGCCGGCGTCCCGGCTGTCGTTGGGGGTCTTGATCCGAAGGGCTTTGCCGTCGATCTCGAGGTTCCCGGCGGCTCCGGGGTCGGCGCGGACGATGGCGCGCAGGAGTTCTGTGCGTCCGGATCCGACAAGCCCGGCGATGCCCAGTACCTCTCCGCGGTGCACCTCAAGGGAGTTCGGACGGGTTGAGAACGGGCTGGTGATGTCGGTGGCGCGGAAGAGGACCGGAGCGTCCGCGGCGACGGGGTGTTGCCGGCGGAAGCTGAGCAGTTCGCGCCCGACCATGTTCCGCACGATTTCTTCGACGGTTGTCTCGGCGATGCGCTTCTCGAAGCCGACGCGGCCGTCCCGCAGGACGACCACGCGGTCAGAGACGCTCATGACTTCGGGCATCTTGTGGGAGACGAAGATGACTCCCACTCCGCGGTCGGTGACGATCTCCCGCACGCGGGTAAGGACTGCTTCGACGTTGTGCTCCAGCATGGACGTCGTTGGCTCATCCAGCGCCACGATCTTCGCCCCGAAGGCGAACGCCTTGGCGATGGTCAGGGCGTGTCGCTGCGCCGGGCTCAGGTCACCGAGGCGGGCTGTGGGCTTGAGGGGGAACCCCATGGAGGCGACGTCTTCAAGGGCGCCCTGCACGGCGGCTCCCGCGCGGCGGCGTTCCTGGGGCGTTTTGCCCAGGAGCAGGTTCTGCTCGACGGTCAGCTGCGGCACGATGGCAGGTTCCTGGTGGGCGATAACGACGCCGTCAGCCAGGGCCCGGCGCGGGGAGTACTCGCTGCGCCGGACCCCGTCCACCGTCACCGATCCATGGTCAGGGGCGAGGGAGCCGCCCAGGATGCCCAGAAGCGTGCTCTTCCCTGCGCCGTTTTCGCCGGCGAGGGTGAGTACTTCGCCGCGGTTCAAATGGAAGCTCACGTCGTCCAGTGCGCGGACCCCTGGGAAGGACTTCGCGACATTGCTGATCTCTAGGAGGGTGTCAGTCATGGTGATTCCTGTCTAAGCCGGTCTTAGCCTTAGGGCATGCCGGTCTGGTACTGGGAGACATTCTGCTTGTCGATGATGAAGGCCGGAACATCCACCCAGGCAGGGACCTTCTTTCCGGCGAGCATCCACAGGGCGACGTCCACGCCCGTGGCGCCTTCCGTCGTCGGCCGCTCACTGACCGTTGCCGTGTACTTGTCGGCAGCGATCTGCTTCTTGGCCTGCGGGATGCCGTCGGTGCCCACGAGCAGGACCTTGCCTGTGAGGCCCTTGGCATCGATCGCGGACTGGACACCGAGAGCCATGCCGTCGTTCTGGGAGTAGAACGCCTTGATGTCCGGGTTAGCTGTGAGCATGGCGTTGGCGATGGTCTGAGCCTGGTTCGTGTCCCACTTGGCTGACTGCGACGCAACAAGGTTCAGGTTCGAATGCTGGGCGATGCCAGCCTTGAAGCCCTTGCCACGGTTCAGCGCGTTCGAGGAACCCGGGTCACCCTCGATCTGGGCGACCTTGCCGCCGGAGGGCAGCTTCTTGGCGATGTAGTCCGCGGCGGACTGCCCAATGGTCTGGGCGTCCGGGCCCACGTAAACAACGCCCGGGAGGGTGCCCTTGGCGTCGTTGAGCACGATCGCCGGAACTCCCTTGGCCAGTGCCGCCTGGAAGACACTGTCCAGCGCGGTGGCGGAGATCGGGGAGGCCAGGATTGCCGAGCATCCCTGGTTCAGCGCGCTCTGGGCCTTGTCGAGCTGCTCGGTGATGGAGGACTCGTCGTTGACGGCATAGGTCTGGAACTGGACTCCGAGCTTCTTGGCCTCGGCTTCGAAGCCGTCCCGCTCATAACCCCAGAACTCGTTGGCGAGCGTACGGGTGACGTAGCACAGCTTCACCCCGGATTTCGCTTCGGGCGCCCCGAGGGACTTCTGCAGGGAGGCGACGTCGACCTTCTGGTCGGCCTGGACCTGGGAGGCCAGGTTCCCTGATGCGCCAGAGGAAGAGGCCGGTTCGGGGGTTGCGGAGCAGGCGCTGAGGGCGAGGGCGGCAACGGAGGCGGTGGCAATGCCTGCAAACCAGCCAATACGTTTCGTCATGGTGGTTCCTTTCATCTTTGAAAAGGGAGGATGGGACTACTGTGAAATAACGGGTGCGGTCAGACAGTGGCGCGGATGAGTGCTTCGGTCTCGCGGCGCAGCTCGAGCGCCTTTGAGAGGGACTCGTCGATGACGATGTCCTCCCACTTGACGCTGTTGCCCTTGATAACGGGGTTCTTGAGTTCGACGTGGTGGGCCAGTGCCACCGGCAGCAGTCCGTGGCGGACGGAGGTTTCGGCGGAGACGAGCTTGCCCCAGACCGTGTAGCCGCCTTCGCCGTCGAGGAATTCGCCGGCCTTTAGGTCCTTCTTGGCGGTGGCGACGACGTCGCCGAAGAAGCCCTTCGGGGCGCCGGTCGCCACACCGCGGAGGACCGCGTTGGCAATGGAGATGTTCAGCTCGAGGCCCACGTAGTGGTACGGGCGGTAGAGGGCTGCGTACTGGCCGGTGGGGTCCGGGTGCCAGGGGTATTCGGTGAAGCAGCCGGAGACGTAGGCATTGGTGGCCTTGACGACGACGAAGACGCCTTCCTGGGTGTTGAACGGGATCCAGTCGCCGTCCCGGGTGACGCTGGACATCACATCGACGCTGCCCTCATGGGCCAGCACGCCACCGACGTCCGAGGGGCGGCAGATCGTGGCGATCTCCTCGACGTTTCCGGGCGTGAACGTCAGCCCGTTGTCGGAAGGGACGAGGCCTGCGCCGTTGGCCACGGCGGCCATCTCGATGGAGGCCTTGGTGCCGTCACGGAAGGAGGTGTGCATGTACGGGTTGAGCTGGCCAGAGTCGGTGAGTTCCTTGGAGAACTCCCAGTTTTCCCAGACGTTGTCCGGGTTCATCTCGTGGTAATGCTCCAGGTACTTGGCGCCCTTGCCGGCACAGACGACGTCGAAGCCGCTGGTCCGGGCCCAGTCGACCAGTTCCATGATGAGTGCCGGCTGGTCGCCGTACGCCATGGAGTAGACAACGCCGGCCTCCTCGGCGCGCTTGGCGAGGGCCGGGCCGGCCAGTGCGTCGGCTTCGACCGTGACCATGATGATGTGTTTGCCGGTTTCGATGGCCCGCAGCGCATGGTCGATACCCACGATGGGGTTTCCGGTGGCTTCCACAATGATGTCGATGTCGGCGTCGAAGAGGTCGGACGCGTTGGCCACCACGGTGGTGGTCCGCCGTTCAAGGGCCTCGTCGATGGTGGAGGCGACTGCGTCGGCCGGCCACCCTACAAGTTCCAGCGCGCCCTGGGCGCGCTTGAGGTTGATGTCGGCGATCGCGACAACATGTACCCCGGGGATGTTGCGCGCCTGGGACAGGTACATGGTGCCGAAGCGGCCCGCTCCGATCAGGCCTACCCGGATCGGGCGGCCTTCGCTTTCACGCTGTTCAAGAAGGGAATGCAGGTTCACGATGGGTCTTCCTTTTCGTGGCGTTGAGCGGGGGGCGTAAGCCCTGCAGGCTGACTTCCTCGTCGCTCGCCATCTGGAGTGGTAACGGTTACACTTTTGTACCAGTAGTTAGCGTGTGACGTCAATCACCAGCATGGTTAGCTGGTTTCCGCTGTCGCTAAAGGAAGGAGGGACCAGGTGAAAAAGACCACGATTCGGGATGTAGCCCGGGAGGCAGGGGTATCTGTCGCTGTCGTCTCGCGGGTGCTGAACGAGGGGAGCGGGCCGGTGGCGGCCCTGACGCGGGCCAAGGTGGTCGAGACCATCGACCGTCTAGGCTACAGGCCCATGGCAGCGGCCCGGGATCTTCAGCAGAAGTCCACCTCAACTATTGGCCTGGTACTGGCCGACCTGACCAACCCGTTTTTCGCACGCCTGGCCGACAGGGTCGTCTGGGAGGCACGATCCCGGGGAGTCCACGTCGTCCTGCTCACCACGCAGGAGGACCCCCATCTGGAAGCCGAATCCATCGACACCCTGGTGGAACGGTCCGTTGCGTCCGTCATCGCCACTCCGGCCGGCGGCAATGTCGACAAATGGAGCCGGCTCGCAGATTTAGGCATCAACGTCGTGTTCGTCGACCGGGAAATCCCGGAACTCCCGGAATTCGACGTCGTGGCCATTCGCAACGACGTATCAGCGGAGACAGCGGTTGAGCACCTCATTGGCTTGGGCCATACCAGGATCGGGTTCATCTCCGGACCTTCCGACACCTCGACCGGACGGGTCAGGGTGGAAGGTTTCCGACGGGGCATGGCAGAGGCAGGACTGCCCGTTGATGAAGAACTCATTCACCACATCCCCTTCCGCGGCGACGCCGGGAGCGACGCCATCGGTGCCCTTCTGGGATTGCCCGAACCGCCCACCGCCGTCGTCGTCGGCAACACGGCACAGGTTCGCTCCGCCCTGCGCCGGATCAAGCAGTCTGACGTCGCAGTCCCGGCCGATCTGAGTTTGGTCGTTTTCGATGACAATCCCTGGACCGAACTGGTCTCCCCGCCCCTGACCGTCATTCGCCAGCCCATCGACATGCTCGCGGTCCACTCCGTCGACCTCGCCGTAGGACGTGCCAAAGGAAGCATCTCCGGCGCACCGCGGCGCATCGAGGTTGCTGCCGAGTTCGTAAGGCGCTCCAGCAGCGCCCCGGCCATCCAAACCACCTCAACCAGCCAAGCCCCGGCCCGTTAGGGCCAGAACAGACAGGAAACACTCGAATGACCGTAGTAGTCACCGCCGTCTTCCACCCGCGCGACGGGAAAAAGGAACAACTCGCCAAGGCCCTCCAGGAGTCAATCCCGGCCGTCCACGCGGAAGAAGGCTGCCTCCTGTACGCCATCCACGACGCCGCTGATGGAACAATCACCATGATCGAGAAGTGGACCAGCCCGGAGCTGCTCGGAGCGCACGCAAAAGGTCCCGCCGTTGCAGCGCTTGATGCGGCCGTCGACCCGCTCATTGACTCACCCACGACCGTGACAACCATGACGCCCATCAACGCCGGCACCGACACCCAGGGCGCCCTGTGAACGATATCGAGACTGTATTCGTCATGGGCGTATCAGGCGTCGGGAAAACAACCGTTGGATCCGCGCTGGCCGCCAAGCTCGGTACCCCCTTCATCGACGCCGACGACCTGCACCCGCCCGCCAACATAGCGAAAATGGCTGCCGGGATTCCCCTCACCGACGAGGACCGGTGGCCATGGCTCGAAACAGTCGCACGTGCCGCCGGCCGCCAGCCCTCAGTCGTGGCCTGCTCCGCCCTCCGCCGCCGCTACCGCGACTACCTGCTATCACTCCTGCCAGGCGCCATCTTCATCCACCTCGAGGCAGGCCGCCAACAAATAGCCGAAAGGGTTACCGGCCGCACCCACGAATACATGCCAGCAAGCCTCCTCGACAGCCAACTGGCCACCCTCGAACCTCTCGCAGCCGACGAGCCCGGATTCCAGCTCGACGCAACAATGGCCATCGAACATCTCCTCCAACAGGCCACGGCACGCCTCATCCCAACTGATTCCTCGTCTAAGGGCGGCCCTACCCTATAGCTCCGGCAGGAAACAACGCTCAGCCCGAGGCCTGCCGTCAGGTTGGGGCGTACCTCTACTGCATCCACTGCTGGGGGCGCACTGGTAAACGCCGCCATGCCCCAGCCACCCGCTGCTTCGCAAACGTTCGCCAACCCCGATGCACTCCGGAACGGTGACGCTGGAAAGGGAAGCCCCCGGGCGGGTTCACCGGCGATACACAGGGGCTCCCCCGGCAGTGGAACTCTTGGGGGAAAAGCTGCACCACCGCGAAAGGGTTAGCGTGGACGGAGCCTGTCTATGACCTCGGGCCACCAGATCCGATCATTCTTGAGCCGAACAGCAGACCGCGCGATGGTAGGCCAGTGCGGCAACCGACCCATAAGAAAAATCGGAAACAACCTATTGCGTTGTCGCAATAGTTGCGTAAAAATAAAAGCATAACTTTGTGGAACCAGCTGCCTGCGGCGGTTTCCAACGTGATTCCGGGTTCTGCCGCAAACTTCTGCTCCTTCCGGTCGCCGGCCGAAAGAGTACCGCTGGGCTCTGCGGAGAGTAACAGCGTGCTGGGGCGCGATCCGATTCGCCGTATTGCGAAGGAGCAATTCCGATGGCACAGAAGGTAACGTCAGCAGCGGCAGTGGGCAACGCGCGGTGGAAGCGGCTGATTCCCGTCGCGATCGTCGTCTACATCATCTCGTTCATGGACAGGACCAACATTGGATTCGCCCTCAACGGACTCCACCAGGACCTGGGTATCGACGCTGCCCAGCAGGGACTGGCCGCCGGCATCTTCTTCATCGGCTACCTGGTCCTGCAGATACCCGGCGGCCACCTCGCCGAGCACTGGAGCGCGAAGAAGTTCGTCGGCATCATGGTGCTCATCTGGGGTGTGCTGGCCGTCCTTTCCGGCTTCATCCAGAACTTCACGCAACTGCTCCTGGTGCGCTTCTTCCTCGGCGTGGCTGAGGCCGGGATCTGGCCCGCGATCCTTGTCCTGATCAGCCACTGGTTCCCCGCGGCTGAACGGGCACGGGCCTACGCGTTCTGGATGATGAACATCGCCATCGCTTCCATCATCACCGCGCCCCTCTCCGGATGGATTCTCTCGTTCTCTGACTGGCGCTGGCTGTTCATCATCGAAGGCATCTTCCCGTTCATCATCGCTGCGCCCCTGTGGTGGGCCCTGATCGCCGACCATCCGCGCGAAGCGGCATGGTGCTCGGCCCAGGAGCGTGAGTACATCGAGAACGGACTGGCTGCAGATGCCGCAGCACATCCCCAACAGGAAAGGCTTGGCCTCCGCCACGTTCTGTCCAACGCCGTGGTTTGGCGGTTGACCCTTGTGTACTTCCTCATCCAGATCGGCTTCTACGGCATCAACATTTGGCTGCCCCACGTCATCAAGACGATCACCTCCGGTTCCCCGATCGAGGTGGGCATGATCACCGCAATTCCGTACGTGCTGGCGATGTTCGGCCTCTGGTACAACGCCAAGGCAGCCGACCGCTCGGGCCGCTACTCCACGCACGTGCTGC contains these protein-coding regions:
- a CDS encoding LacI family DNA-binding transcriptional regulator, which translates into the protein MKKTTIRDVAREAGVSVAVVSRVLNEGSGPVAALTRAKVVETIDRLGYRPMAAARDLQQKSTSTIGLVLADLTNPFFARLADRVVWEARSRGVHVVLLTTQEDPHLEAESIDTLVERSVASVIATPAGGNVDKWSRLADLGINVVFVDREIPELPEFDVVAIRNDVSAETAVEHLIGLGHTRIGFISGPSDTSTGRVRVEGFRRGMAEAGLPVDEELIHHIPFRGDAGSDAIGALLGLPEPPTAVVVGNTAQVRSALRRIKQSDVAVPADLSLVVFDDNPWTELVSPPLTVIRQPIDMLAVHSVDLAVGRAKGSISGAPRRIEVAAEFVRRSSSAPAIQTTSTSQAPAR
- a CDS encoding putative quinol monooxygenase — encoded protein: MTVVVTAVFHPRDGKKEQLAKALQESIPAVHAEEGCLLYAIHDAADGTITMIEKWTSPELLGAHAKGPAVAALDAAVDPLIDSPTTVTTMTPINAGTDTQGAL
- a CDS encoding gluconokinase; protein product: MNDIETVFVMGVSGVGKTTVGSALAAKLGTPFIDADDLHPPANIAKMAAGIPLTDEDRWPWLETVARAAGRQPSVVACSALRRRYRDYLLSLLPGAIFIHLEAGRQQIAERVTGRTHEYMPASLLDSQLATLEPLAADEPGFQLDATMAIEHLLQQATARLIPTDSSSKGGPTL
- a CDS encoding MFS transporter, which encodes MAQKVTSAAAVGNARWKRLIPVAIVVYIISFMDRTNIGFALNGLHQDLGIDAAQQGLAAGIFFIGYLVLQIPGGHLAEHWSAKKFVGIMVLIWGVLAVLSGFIQNFTQLLLVRFFLGVAEAGIWPAILVLISHWFPAAERARAYAFWMMNIAIASIITAPLSGWILSFSDWRWLFIIEGIFPFIIAAPLWWALIADHPREAAWCSAQEREYIENGLAADAAAHPQQERLGLRHVLSNAVVWRLTLVYFLIQIGFYGINIWLPHVIKTITSGSPIEVGMITAIPYVLAMFGLWYNAKAADRSGRYSTHVLLSMAVGAVALVVSVATGDSLPFVAVTLISVAVAGALAYDGPFWASASRAMPAAVAGTAMGLINAVGNLGGFVGPYVGGFLQDVTHGSFLATSIFLACCLLAAGLVMLTLRRTGDRPLARGRQERHSQPGH